In the Magnolia sinica isolate HGM2019 chromosome 15, MsV1, whole genome shotgun sequence genome, one interval contains:
- the LOC131228204 gene encoding basic blue protein-like, whose protein sequence is MARAAAAAGTIVGVVFLCLMMNIEIASAATYTVGDDAGWSYDVSPWPLGKNFKVGDVLVFNYKPWQHNVVVVNQAGFDNCSVPPGSKTYDTGADSIPVVKGYNFFISSMGNDCHLGLAMTLYAD, encoded by the exons ATGGCtagagctgctgctgctgctgggactATTGTTGGAGTTGTGTTCCTTTGCCTGATGATGAATATTGAGATAGCTAGTGCAGCCACATATACAGTAGGAGATGATGCTGGCTGGAGCTATGATGTGTCCCCATGGCCCTTGGGCAAGAACTTCAAGGTTGGAGATGTTCTGG TTTTCAACTACAAGCCATGGCAACACAACGTTGTGGTGGTAAACCAAGCCGGCTTTGACAACTGCTCGGTGCCACCAGGGTCAAAAACCTACGATACAGGTGCAGATAGCATCCCCGTCGTGAAGGGTTACAATTTTTTCATCAGCAGTATGGGAAATGATTGTCACCTCGGATTGGCAATGACTCTTTATGCAGATTAA